A genomic region of Microbacterium schleiferi contains the following coding sequences:
- a CDS encoding histidine phosphatase family protein, with product MTYLTLIRHGETDWNRARLIQGSTDIPLNDTGREQARQTADRLRPALADPTTAYIVSSDLSRARETAQILASQWAAAAPTAYPALRERAYGDAEGLTVDDFATRWGDWYTSEVPGAESREQLQRRAFAALDAVVAEALAERPDLTRVFVVTHGALIRSVIHHVSDGRLPAREERLANGSDYTFRYAPEGLTLVEYAGAVISL from the coding sequence GTGACCTACCTCACGCTGATCCGTCACGGAGAGACCGACTGGAATCGCGCCCGCCTCATCCAGGGCAGCACCGACATCCCGCTCAACGACACGGGGCGTGAGCAGGCCCGCCAGACCGCTGATCGCCTGCGACCTGCGCTTGCGGATCCAACCACGGCGTACATCGTCAGCAGCGACCTTTCTCGCGCCCGCGAGACCGCGCAGATTCTCGCCTCCCAGTGGGCGGCCGCGGCGCCGACCGCGTATCCCGCGCTGCGTGAGCGCGCCTACGGCGATGCCGAGGGGCTGACAGTCGATGACTTCGCCACACGGTGGGGCGACTGGTACACGTCCGAGGTTCCGGGTGCGGAGTCTCGCGAACAGCTGCAGCGTCGGGCGTTCGCCGCGTTGGATGCCGTCGTGGCCGAAGCGCTGGCGGAGCGGCCTGATCTCACGCGCGTGTTCGTCGTCACGCACGGCGCACTCATCCGCTCCGTCATCCATCACGTCAGCGATGGACGCCTGCCCGCTCGCGAGGAGCGGCTTGCCAACGGATCCGACTACACGTTCCGCTACGCGCCCGAAGGACTCACTCTGGTCGAGTACGCGGGCGCAGTGATTTCGCTCTGA
- a CDS encoding Sir2 family NAD-dependent protein deacetylase, with amino-acid sequence MSLIDGVSTAVPEALAHALRVLDGRRMTILTGAGVSTDSGIPDYRGKGAPVRRPMTVEQFLGSDTARRRYWVGSHLGWRSFASADPNAGHRAIAALEQHGLASGVITQNVDGLHVRAGSRRVVELHGTMRRVFCTRCGQVFDRRDLASRVESDNPWLVTTHELPLGPDGDVTPETTEGFIVPDCSVCAGTLKPDVVFFGEYIPAEKFREAEQLVLGSEALVIAGSSLVVNSGIRLLERARRRRIPIVIINRGQTRADARATVKIDGGTSEALTALLEGLVAPTGQRELASSLER; translated from the coding sequence ATGTCGCTCATCGACGGCGTCAGCACTGCTGTTCCCGAAGCCCTCGCTCACGCCCTCCGCGTCCTCGACGGTCGGAGGATGACAATCCTCACGGGCGCCGGGGTGTCCACCGACTCGGGGATCCCTGATTATCGCGGCAAGGGTGCGCCGGTGCGCAGGCCGATGACTGTCGAACAGTTCCTCGGTAGCGATACGGCCCGCCGGCGCTACTGGGTGGGCTCCCACCTCGGGTGGCGCAGCTTCGCCTCGGCAGACCCCAACGCCGGGCACCGGGCCATTGCCGCGCTCGAGCAGCACGGCCTGGCTAGCGGGGTCATCACGCAGAACGTCGATGGTCTCCACGTTCGTGCGGGCAGCCGCCGCGTCGTCGAGCTGCACGGCACGATGCGGCGTGTTTTCTGCACCCGCTGCGGTCAGGTCTTCGACCGCCGTGACCTCGCATCGCGGGTGGAGAGCGATAACCCGTGGCTCGTCACGACACACGAACTGCCCCTCGGGCCTGACGGGGACGTGACGCCTGAGACCACCGAAGGCTTCATCGTCCCGGATTGCTCGGTGTGCGCGGGAACCCTCAAGCCCGATGTCGTCTTCTTCGGCGAGTACATCCCCGCAGAGAAGTTCCGCGAAGCCGAACAGCTCGTCCTCGGCAGCGAAGCCCTCGTGATCGCGGGGTCGTCCCTCGTCGTCAACTCCGGCATCCGTCTGCTTGAACGGGCTCGTCGTCGACGCATCCCGATCGTGATCATCAACCGAGGACAGACGCGCGCCGATGCTCGCGCGACCGTGAAGATCGACGGCGGCACTTCTGAGGCTCTCACGGCACTGCTGGAGGGACTTGTGGCTCCGACCGGGCAGCGGGAATTGGCAAGTAGTCTCGAGAGGTGA
- a CDS encoding Lrp/AsnC family transcriptional regulator: protein MTALDHVDLELLAALATDPRATVVALSDRLGLSRNTVQARMSRLDKAGVFLSYERALSPTALGFPIEAFLNVTVRQAELPRITSELEQIPEIVQVHGLSGSVDLLARVACRDTQHLFDTDARILAIEGVERTETSLAMGEVIGYRVGPLMELAREER from the coding sequence ATGACCGCTCTTGACCACGTCGACCTCGAGCTGTTGGCCGCCCTTGCCACCGACCCGCGAGCCACTGTCGTGGCTCTGTCGGATCGCCTCGGGCTTTCGCGAAACACCGTGCAGGCCCGGATGTCACGACTCGACAAGGCTGGCGTGTTCCTGTCGTACGAGCGAGCGCTCTCGCCGACCGCTCTGGGGTTTCCCATCGAGGCGTTTCTCAACGTCACGGTCCGGCAGGCGGAACTGCCGCGCATCACCTCGGAGCTTGAGCAGATCCCCGAGATCGTCCAGGTGCACGGGCTGAGCGGCTCCGTGGACCTGCTCGCGCGCGTCGCCTGCCGCGACACCCAGCACCTGTTCGACACCGATGCCCGCATCCTCGCGATCGAGGGAGTCGAACGCACCGAGACCTCACTTGCGATGGGCGAGGTGATCGGCTATCGGGTCGGGCCGCTCATGGAGCTGGCACGAGAGGAACGCTAG